A single window of Coffea eugenioides isolate CCC68of chromosome 7, Ceug_1.0, whole genome shotgun sequence DNA harbors:
- the LOC113778066 gene encoding glutathione S-transferase F12, whose product MAVKVYGPVTAGCPQRVLVCLVEMGVDFEVVHVDLETGDHKKPEFLPLQPFGQVPVIEDGDFRLFESRAIVRYYASKNADHGPNLLGTTLEEKALVDQWLEVESHNFNDMIYGLVLQLEVLPRMGEPSDFKLVQKFADNLDKVLDVYEERLSKSKYLAGDYYTIADMCHLPGITFLLTDNGLGHLIRERKNVNSWWNDISSRPAWKRVLELMK is encoded by the exons ATGGCAGTTAAAGTTTATGGGCCTGTAACTGCTGGTTGCCCCCAAAGAGTACTAGTTTGCCTAGTAGAAATGGGAGTGGACTTTGAAGTTGTGCATGTAGACCTTGAGACTGGTGACCATAAAAAACCTGAATTTCTTCCCCTTCAG CCCTTTGGCCAAGTTCCAGTCATTGAGGACGGTGATTTCAGGCTCTTTG AATCAAGGGCGATTGTTAGGTACTATGCATCAAAGAATGCCGACCATGGTCCAAACCTTTTGGGAACCACTTTGGAAGAGAAAGCACTGGTGGATCAATGGCTGGAAGTGGAGTCGCACAACTTCAATGACATGATATATGGTCTTGTTCTTCAGCTGGAGGTCCTGCCAAGGATGGGAGAGCCCTCAGATTTCAAACTAGTCCAGAAATTTGCGGACAACCTCGATAAGGTGCTTGATGTGTACGAGGAAAGGCTGTCGAAGAGCAAGTACCTTGCTGGGGATTATTATACCATTGCAGATATGTGTCACCTTCCAGGCATCACATTTTTATTGACCGATAATGGATTGGGGCATTTGATTAGGGAGAGGAAGAATGTGAATTCATGGTGGAATGACATCTCCAGCCGCCCTGCTTGGAAGAGAGTCCTGGAGCTGATGAAATGA
- the LOC113778308 gene encoding phytoene synthase 2, chloroplastic, protein MSVALLWVVLPISEVTNSIAFLEPVREGSRLLDSSRFVGRGKNCLCNGRLEKGKQQRWNSGYLNGDSRNCCLGGSRLKNRGKFSVIPNVVVSPAGEIAMSSEQKVYDVVLKQAALVNRQLRSREDWDVKPDIVLPGNLNILSEAYDRCGEVCAEYAQTFYLGTMLMTPERRRAIWAIYVWCRRTDELVDGPNASHITPTALDRWEARLEDVFRGRPFDMLDAALSDTVSKFPVDIQPFRDMIEGMRMDLKKSRYKNFDELYLYCYYVAGTVGLMSVPVMGIAPESKATVESVYNAALALGIANQLTNILRDVGEDATRGRIYLPQDELAQAGLSDEDIFAGKVTDQWRNFMKQQMKRARKFFDEAEKGVTELNSASRWPVWASLLLYRQILDEIEANDYNNFDRRAYVSKPKKLLALPMAYAKSLVPPRTSSTLAKGMS, encoded by the exons ATGTCTGTTGCTTTGCTATGGGTTGTTTTACCTATCTCAGAGGTCACGAACAGCATTGCATTCCTGGAACCGGTACGGGAAGGAAGCCGGCTTCTTGATTCGTCCAGGTTCGTGGGTCGGGGTAAAAACTGCTTGTGCAATGGCAGACTTGAGAAAGGCAAGCAACAAAGGTGGAATTCTGGCTATCTTAATGGAGATTCAAGAAACTGTTGCTTGGGAGGGTCTAGGTTGAAGAACCGAGGCAAATTTTCTGTGATTCCCAATGTAGTGGTTAGCCCAGCTGGAGAAATTGCCATGTCTTCAGAGCAAAAGGTTTATGATGTGGTTTTGAAGCAGGCGGCCTTGGTTAATAGACAATTGAGATCTCGAGAAGATTGGGACGTGAAGCCCGATATTGTTCTCCCAGGAAATTTAAACATATTAAGTGAAGCTTATGATCGCTGCGGTGAAGTATGTGCTGAATATGCCCAGACTTTTTACTTGG GAACAATGCTAATGACACCTGAGAGAAGAAGAGCTATTTGGGCGATATATG TTTGGTGCAGGAGAACAGATGAGCTCGTTGATGGGCCTAATGCATCACATATAACTCCAACTGCATTGGATAGGTGGGAAGCGCGATTGGAAGATGTCTTTAGAGGTCGTCCTTTTGATATGCTTGATGCTGCTCTTTCAGATACTGTTTCCAAGTTTCCAGTTGACATCCAG CCATTCAGAGACATGATTGAAGGAATGAGGATGGACCTAAAGAAGTCAAGATACAAAAACTTTGATGAGCTATACCTCTACTGTTACTATGTGGCCGGTACCGTTGGATTGATGAGTGTCCCAGTTATGGGCATTGCACCAGAATCAAAAGCAACAGTAGAAAGTGTCTATAATGCAGCCCTGGCATTAGGGATTGCTAACCAGCTGACTAACATCCTAAGGGATGTTGGAGAAGA TGCTACAAGAGGAAGGATCTACCTACCCCAAGATGAATTAGCACAGGCAGGGCTTTCAGATGAGGATATATTTGCTGGAAAGGTCACTGACCAATGGAGGAATTTCATGAAGCAGCAAATGAAAAGAGCAAGGAAGTTCTTTGATGAGGCAGAGAAAGGAGTGACCGAGCTCAACTCTGCTAGCAGATGGCCT GTATGGGCATCGCTATTGTTGTATCGTCAAATACTCGACGAGATTGAAGCCAATGACTACAACAATTTTGACAGGAGAGCTTATGTTAGCAAACCGAAGAAGTTACTTGCTCTGCCAATGGCATATGCAAAGTCTCTTGTACCTCCAAGAACATCATCTACGCTAGCAAAAGGCATGAGCTGA